Below is a genomic region from Chitinophagales bacterium.
TGTGATGCCCGTTGTGATCGAAGCCGTGGAGCAGTATGCCACGCTGGGAGAAATTGCCGATACGCTTCGTAAAGTGTACGGTGAATACCGTGTGTAAAAAACAACGGATGAAGAAAGCAGTGCATCGCATGGGTTGCACAGTGAATCAGTAAGCTGTTAAAGCTGCTTTGATTGGACTGTCTTGACTGCGCGGAAGAACATTGCAACTTTCTTGTTTTGAAAACGACCGGTAGTGCATTAATCCGTATTTTTCATTTGAAAAATAATTGATCACTGGAGCGCAGGAAAAAATACCATGATGTATCGCGCTGAAAGCATTGACAGTACATCATTTCTCTCTGTAACAATAATCATGATCGACACGATATTCGCAACTGACGTGCGTTTGAATGAAATTGATTTTTTTTTCCACACACAGATTGCAGATTGTAATCTTCAGGAAAAAGTCAAGAGGTGAAGGTTATTTTTTTGCAATTTTTTTTCGCGCATTTTTGTGCACTATTCCCGCTGGAAATAGATACATTGGAACAGATTTGAATTCTTAACACCAACTATAAAAAATTAGTAACCCGTATGAGCAGAACTGCTGAGGATGTTTGGAAAAATTGCCTGAAGATTATCAAAGATAATGTCAACCTCCAGAGCTATAAAACCTGGTTTGAACCCATTAAACCGATTAAGCTTGAAAAGAATGTTTTAACAATACAGGTACCCAGCCAGTTTTTTTATGAGTGGCTGGAAGAGCATTATGTAACCCTGCTCCGCAAAACATTAAAACGCGAACTTGATAAAGATGCCCGCCTCGAATACCAGATTGTGATGGATGGTAATTCCGGCAGCAATGCGCCTTATACGGTTAATCTTCCTACCAATAATACCGGCAACAGCAAGAACCAGGACCTGCTGGCGCCCATGGTACTGGGTAATCAGATCAAGAATCCTTTTGTGATTCCGGGTTTGAAAAAGGTGCAGATCGATTCACAGCTCAATGTGAATTATACATTCGACACGTTTGTGGAAGGTGATTGTAACCGGTTGGCAAGATCAGCTGGTTTTGCGGTGGCTAACAAACCCGGTGGTACTTCCTTCAATCCTTTGGTCGTGCATGGCGGCGTTGGTTTGGGTAAAACACATTTGCTGCATGCGATCGGCAACCAGGTGAAGATGAATTTCAGCGATAAGACGGTATTATACGTACCGTCTGAAAAATTCACCAACCAGTTCATTGATTACCTGAAGAATAATGCGGTGAATGAATTCATTCATTTCTACCAGATGATTGATGTGCTGATGGTAGATGATATTCAGTTCTTTGCCAATAAAGACCGCACACAGGATATTTTCTTCCACATCTTTAATCACCTGCACCAGTCCGGAAAGCAAATCATTCTCTCTTCCGACCGTTCGCCCCGCGACCTGGAAGGCATCGAAGAACGGTTGCTCTCCCGGTTTAAGATGGGGCTCACTACCGACATCAGTGTTCCTGATTTTGAAACACGCATGGCGATTTTGGAAAAGAAAATGTATGCCGACGGCATTGAACTGCCGCATGATGTGGTTGAGTTTGTGGCGTATAATGTAAGCTCAAATGTTCGTGAACTGGAAGGCGCCCTGATTTCATTGCTGGCGCAGTCATCCCTGAATAAGAAAGATATTGATCTCGAAACTGCAAAGAAGATCATCAAGAATTTCGTCAAAAGCATTTCCCGCGAAGTATCTATTGATTTCATCCAGAAAGCCGTTTGCGAGTATTTCAGCGTGCCGATGGATAAGCTGAAAGAAAAAACACGGAAGCGTGCCGTGGTGCAGGCAAGGCAGTTATCCATGTACCTGGCAAAAAGTTTTACCAAGAATTCATTGAAGGTAATCGGCCGTCATTTCGGCGGCCGCGACCACAGCACCGTCATACATTCCTGCCAGGCCGTCCGCGACCTGATGGATACCGATAAAGAATTTAAAGAAGCAGTTGGTGACATTGAGAAAAAGATTCAGCTGAGCATTTCATAATCAGCCCGTCTTGAAAAATAACAGCCGCGAAGAAATTCGCGGCTGTTTTATTTGCATACGTGCTGTCATGAATCTTCAGTGCAGGACTATTTATTTCTTGGAATTATCTCTTTTTTATACTTTTAAATTTCATCAAAGAAAAAGGAGGTATTCATGCAATCTGAAAATCAGGCATGGACAGCTCCGGTAACGATAAGTTAACGGTTTTGTTCCACTTGGATTGACCTTGTGTCAGGGCTGTCTTCTTCCATGGAGGCAGCCTTTTTTTCGCTTATAAGTTACAACGCACTGACATGCATTATGCTGCATAAGTTACGGTACGAACCGGTGAATTACTGTTACTTTCACCAATCATCTGAATCTTCCTGAACGCAAATTCAGCAGGTAAAACAACAGACCATTCATGTTGATAGACAATCACGGCAGAATCATCAACTACCTTCGGCTGGCGGTAACTGACCGTTGTAACCTGCGCTGTTTTTATTGTATGCCCGAAGAAGGAATTGACTGGCTGGCAAGAAAGGAGCTGCTGACGTTTGAAGAGATGCTTCGACTGTGTTCCCTGATGGTTAGAATGGGCGTGGAGAAAATTAGAATTACAGGCGGTGAGCCATTTGTACGAACTGATATCATGAAATTGTTATGGTCCATTTCAAAAATTAATGGACTGCGGGAGCTTACGCTCACCACCAACGGTGTTCTGACTGCGCCATTGGTTCCTGAACTCAAGAAGATGGGCGTGCAATCTGTCAACCTGAGCTTAGACACATTGGACCGCAATCGCTTTTTCGCCATCACCAGACGTGATGAACTGCCCGGCGTTTTGCAAACATTGGAAGCATTGCTTGAACATGGCATCAATGTCAAACTGAATGCCGTGGTGATGGGAGAAAAGAATGTGCAGGATATTATTCCATTGACGGAACTCACCAAAGATTTGCCGGTGAGTGTACGATTCATTGAAGAAATGCCATTCAATGGCGGAGGATTTCATGCTGATTCATTGCCGTGGAATTATCAGCGCATCATGGCCTTAATCACCGGTAAATTTCCTTCCATCATCAAAGCGGAGGATGGACCTTTTTCTACTTCATATAACTATCACATACCCGGCCATCGTGGAAAGGTAGGCGTCATCGCCGCGTACTCCCGCACCTTCTGCGGCACCTGCAACCGCTTACGCATTACACCGCAGGGCATGCTGAAGACCTGCCTGTATGATCATGGAGTATTGGATGTTAAGCAGATGATACGTCAAACCTCATCAGATGAAGCATTGGAAGCGGCTTTGATGCATGCGATCCGCCATCGCGCTCCTGATGGAAAAACAGCTGAACTACAGCGCAATGATAAGATGCAGGTGCATGAGTCGATGGCGACTATTGGAGGTTGATGAGAAAATAAACTATGGATGAGCGGCCACCCAGATTTCGCCATCTTCAAAAATTTCTTTCTTCCAGATCGGCACCGTTTTTTTCAGCGTATCTATCGCATAGCGGCAGCCGTCAAATGCAGCATCGCGGTTTGGAGCAGCCACCATAATTATGACCGGAATTTCTCCGGTCTGTAATGTGCCGGTGCGGTGATGAATCAGTATCTTTAGTACATTGAATTGCTGAAGCACTTCTTCCGCTATTTTCTTCATTTCTGCCAATGCCATGCTTTCATAAGCTTCAAATTCAAGGCGCAACACTTTTTTTTCCATCGTGCTTGTCCGCACTGTTCCGATAAAAGCATCAATAGCTCCGCATGCCGGATCCATCGCCCAATCCATGCAGGACGACAGTTGAAGGGGTTGGTCTGTAAGCTGAATATTTATCATGTTATCAATTCCGTAAGATCCTGCAACCGAAGTCAGCAATAATCATCAGCAGTACTTCCTGCCGGCTTTAATCGTTTGCAACCATTTGTTCATCCTCCACTCACCGGTGGTATCACGGCGATTTCATCTTCCGGAACCAACTGTTGCTCTCCCGTTGCATAGTGATTGTTAACAGCAATCAGGAAAGAAGACAGATCCGCCAATCCGGGAAATTTACTTTGCAGGTCTTGTTTCAGTGTTTGCACACTGCAACCATCATGCACATCCATCACAATGGAAGAGCTTCCGAATATTTCCCTGACGATGCCAAAAGCCATGATGCTAACGGTCATTTTCTTTCATGTTAACGGGTACGGTTAAACTGATCCACTGATCAGAGAGCAAATTAAGCACCTTTTTCCTGGTGTAATCGCAACTATCTGCTTTGCAAAATGGAGCATGTTTGCT
It encodes:
- the dnaA gene encoding chromosomal replication initiator protein DnaA — its product is MSRTAEDVWKNCLKIIKDNVNLQSYKTWFEPIKPIKLEKNVLTIQVPSQFFYEWLEEHYVTLLRKTLKRELDKDARLEYQIVMDGNSGSNAPYTVNLPTNNTGNSKNQDLLAPMVLGNQIKNPFVIPGLKKVQIDSQLNVNYTFDTFVEGDCNRLARSAGFAVANKPGGTSFNPLVVHGGVGLGKTHLLHAIGNQVKMNFSDKTVLYVPSEKFTNQFIDYLKNNAVNEFIHFYQMIDVLMVDDIQFFANKDRTQDIFFHIFNHLHQSGKQIILSSDRSPRDLEGIEERLLSRFKMGLTTDISVPDFETRMAILEKKMYADGIELPHDVVEFVAYNVSSNVRELEGALISLLAQSSLNKKDIDLETAKKIIKNFVKSISREVSIDFIQKAVCEYFSVPMDKLKEKTRKRAVVQARQLSMYLAKSFTKNSLKVIGRHFGGRDHSTVIHSCQAVRDLMDTDKEFKEAVGDIEKKIQLSIS
- the moaA gene encoding GTP 3',8-cyclase MoaA, which translates into the protein MLIDNHGRIINYLRLAVTDRCNLRCFYCMPEEGIDWLARKELLTFEEMLRLCSLMVRMGVEKIRITGGEPFVRTDIMKLLWSISKINGLRELTLTTNGVLTAPLVPELKKMGVQSVNLSLDTLDRNRFFAITRRDELPGVLQTLEALLEHGINVKLNAVVMGEKNVQDIIPLTELTKDLPVSVRFIEEMPFNGGGFHADSLPWNYQRIMALITGKFPSIIKAEDGPFSTSYNYHIPGHRGKVGVIAAYSRTFCGTCNRLRITPQGMLKTCLYDHGVLDVKQMIRQTSSDEALEAALMHAIRHRAPDGKTAELQRNDKMQVHESMATIGG
- a CDS encoding molybdenum cofactor biosynthesis protein MoaE, with product MINIQLTDQPLQLSSCMDWAMDPACGAIDAFIGTVRTSTMEKKVLRLEFEAYESMALAEMKKIAEEVLQQFNVLKILIHHRTGTLQTGEIPVIIMVAAPNRDAAFDGCRYAIDTLKKTVPIWKKEIFEDGEIWVAAHP
- a CDS encoding MoaD/ThiS family protein — its product is MTVSIMAFGIVREIFGSSSIVMDVHDGCSVQTLKQDLQSKFPGLADLSSFLIAVNNHYATGEQQLVPEDEIAVIPPVSGG